GTATTAAGTCAttgcaggtgatttttttttttaaacctagttTGGTATTCTGTTTATTaggctttttatcatttttatgttgttttgtaCCTTGCCTAATACTACTTTGCTTCTTTGGATAGATCCACCAAAAGACAATGGCGGAGCAGCCATCAATAAATATGTAGTGGAGATGGCAGAAGGTTCTAACGGTATGAATGGATATTAAACACTGATAGATTTATTCCAGCCAGTCTCTTTCTATTCTTTATGGCTTTACATTTTATgtcatatcttttctttcttcttgcttttcatAAGGTACACCATAAAAAGATGTTTACTTCACTTTGGGctgtcctggattttttttttttcatgtcataAGTTTATTGACAAACATATCTAGTATGCCATATGAGTTCAAGTTTGATCCACTTCCAGAGGCTGCACCTCTTAAAATGCTCTTCATATCTGTTAATTGGATGAACTGAAACATCCTTATGTTTTACGCAGTTGGTGTCTTATTACAAGGAAGGGTGTAGCAAATGCAGATCCAAAGTACAAACACATCTTAGCTAGTAACGACCACTTGTTTTCCACTGAAAATGGCAAATTCTTCCCAGGGCCCTCCTCATAGTGGCTCCTACGGTCCACAGAGGTTGTGAACCTCCGGGTGCTCTGGCCCAATGTAGTGCTGCTGGAAGCTCTGCAAAAGGCACAGAAACCGAGGATGGATGAAATGGTGGCATCTCACcaagacctttttttttcctgaatttttttttctttgtttgtagcAGTTAGGATTTTGCCTGTTATGATCCACTTTAAATTGTAATTTATAGAAATACAGTGAATCAAATGTAAGAGTGCTGAACACCTGTATCATTGCATTTACATGTtctttttgttctcatttgtttacATTGCTCAGCCTCTATACACCTAGACCAAGTCATTAGATACTATGAATCTTCTGAAGGTTAGTTTATTCAGTTAGATTTATATACAGATACGTCAGAGAAGGATTAACTTCTAAAATTTAACTCACATCATACTAGTTTTTAGTAGTAAGTTTTATGACTAGTTAACTTTATTTTTGAATCACACATTTAGCAGTGTTTATTTCTATGAAATGACCTATTtcctgccaaaaagaaaaaaaagatgtctttTAATTAGGACTAGACTTCCTCTGATACTGGTTTTTTGTACTCTTTGTATGCTATAACGTTATTACTGGACcagcaaacacatttaaaatgcttaattaaaagtaaattatcAATCTAGGCCAAAGTCTTTACAGAGTTACAGAGATATTTCACTTCCACAAAGCCATGCAGGCTTGTCTAGGAAGCTGCACACATAAAGAAAATTAGATCATTTCCAGGAAACCGAAACAAACCTAAATTGTTTCTGACAAATTACATAAATACTTACTTTGTGAAGCTAGGATACCTGATGTGTCCATGATACCAAAACGTTAAACATTACCTAGTATCTGATTGAACACAATTCCTCACCTTACAGGAAACAAATGGGAAATGATATACAGTGGCGCTACCAGGGAACATCTTTGTGATCGACTGAATCCAGGCTGTTTCTATCGTTTACGAGTTTACTGCATCAGTGATGGAGGACAGAGTGCGGTAATACTTATATGTAGattcttttgtgttgttgttaagTTTGGCCAAATGGGGTAGGATCACCAGGTGCCACTTCAAATATTGAAACATATCCACAAATGGAGAAAAGTAACCTCTATAACCTGTTTGGTTAATTTGATGGTGACCAAAATATTCTAATGTGGTACTTAGCTCGCAGTAAGTATCCAGTGTGTGTCTGTTGTCTGGTTGGTATTCAGctttggaaaaacaaatacatgaaaacattggagaaaattttataaagataaatttgAGAATGATGCTCAATAACCATACTaagcagaaatagaaataaaataattatagactGATTTACTGCTCCATAAATTATGTGTGTGAGGACACAACATAAAATAGTATCTACTGTTTAAATCTACTTTCTAATATTTACTTACTTCAAAAAAGTTggccattattttattattagagaCTCAATAACCAAAATGAACTTAAAGTGTACCATTGATATAAAGACATAATGTTCTAGGGATGTATGTttattgagtgatttttttttttttttttttttgaaacagaatctcactctgtcactcaggctggagtgcagtggcacgatcagagctcactgcaacctctgcctcctgggttcaagaattctcctgcctcagcctcccaagtagctgggactacaggcacctgccaccacaactggctaatttttgtgtttttagtagagacggggttttaccatgttggccgggctggcctcaaactcctgacctcgtgatccaccggcctcagcctcccacagtgctgggattacaggcgtgagccaccgcacccggccaagtgattttttttttttttttttttaatgaattaaaccAAGAATGGTTTCTTGGATCATTTATAATTGCTGGGGTTTTTTTTCCGAAATGAAATTTAATGCAATgaaagtattcttttttaaaaatgaaatataggcATTTTGTTGAAAAGGAAACTAATGTGAAACTGAGCATGAGTTCTGCCCAACTGGCTTGTGCTCCAGTTGCTTCATTTTATCTAGTAAGAAAATCTCCCTGGATTTAAGAAAAGCAACCACACATGCACAAAATCTTGTTCTACTATAGCATTTTACGGCATTTTTGTGTAGGATAGCTTTCTGATAAAAAGATGACCAAATATTTTGTGTTTAGAATGTTAAGTATGAACCTTAATATGTTGCAAGTAAGGAATACGGCACTGAGTTTGtgtcattgtttgtttgtttgtttgttttttgagacggagtctcgctctgtcgcccaggctggagtgcagtggcacgatctcggctcactgccatctctgcctcttggattcacaccattctcctgcctcagccttccgagtagctgggactacaggtggctgccaccatgcccggctacttttttgtatttttagtagagactgggtttcaccatgttagtcaggatggtctcgatcttctgaccctgtgatccgcccccctcagcctcccaaagtgctggaattacaggtgtgagccaccacgcctggcctagtgtGGCATTGTTTTTAACAGAGTGTCTTCGAAaataaaggctttttaaaatataaatatagcatAGAAACTAAAAGCAATATCAAGTACCTAGAAAGATGCCAAATAACTGGAAAAGCTTACctgattttagaattatttttaggtggaaaagatgaaggaaagataATACTTTAATGTATAAGTTAAGCTTGGTGCAGTGACAAATGTGTATAGTCTCAGCTAGTCtggacgtgggaggattgcttgagcccaagaatttgaggctgtaATCATACCTGTGAATAgcaactgcactccatcctgggcaacataccaagaccccatctctaaaaataaataaataaatcagtgtttAGGTTAAAAATAGTCTACAGTAGTAAAGTAGCCAAAATATTCTAAACCTCCTTACAACAATACAAACAGcatatacagtattttaaaacatcCCTCCTTAAAAGAGATTTATGGATCCCTTTGGAGATCAAAAATATTGCCCATTAAATTGTGTTggaagttgtttttttctttagttatggaaagaaaaggaaaggaagggttCATTGAAGTTCTTTTTCAGTAACTTGCTTTGTATATAGTAGTTGCACAGTACATGTCTTTCTTTGTCTATGaaaattttgagtttttatttaattgggttttcattttttttcagaactttattccttttttgttgACAATCAAGTACAATTTCAAATTATCAGTGCAATAtttgtgtttatattatttttccttaccaAAAGCAATCTGATTATTTGGGTTTggggcatttttgttttctttttgcttttgttttggcaGGTCTCTGAATCTTTACTTGTGCAGACTCCAGCTGTGCCTCCTGGCCCATGCCTCCCTCCCAGATTACAGGGTAGAcccaaagcaaaagaaatacagTTACGATGGGGTAATTTCCATTTTggtaataaattataattaagcTAGAACAGAAAGTATTCGTCTTGTTAAATTGCATAAATCTTTCCATCTTTTAGGACCCCCACTGGTTGATGGTGGATCACCCATTTCCTGTTACAGTGTGGAAATGTCTCATATAGAAAAAGATGAACCTAGAGAAGTTTACCAAGGTTCTGAAGTAGAATGTACAGTGAGCAGCCTTCTTCCTGGAAAGACATACAGCTTCAGACTACGTGCAGCTAACAAAATGGGGGTAAGAAGACTGTGCTGGTAGAATTATAATCACAATGGTGATATATGTTTCATTTTAACATATATCTTATCCATTATTTGGCCATTTAACTTTAACATATGACTacaaattttacaatttttaataagCCTACATTGATAAATACAAGAGAAGTCAGTATATTCCATaacttcatttttatgaaatctcAGTATTTTTAGATCCCACTTACAGTTTGTGACACTTTGGACTTCAACTGGGCTAGAGTTTACCTTTTAGGCAGTGTTAATAGAGTTTACTTAATCAATTTAAGAGTAGAAGTAAAATCATAAGTACTGAAGTTTTTTGAGGCTGATTGAAGTTTTTGAGGTTTTTGAGTTTTTTGAAGCTGATTGAAGTTTTTTGAGGCTGAAGTAGCATTTACTTTCAGTTGGCAActaattatgattcatttttttgcccaaatgaaaaaaaaattatgctttaaaCTATTCTggttttgtatgtattttttgaaatattgtctatgtatttaatatataactccaaaaagtggacaaagtagGTGATATCTCCATTTCACAACTAAGGAAACTGGGGTTCAGGAAAGCTAAATATTTTGCCCACAGTCATACAAACTAATAAGTGATAGAGGTAAGCTACAAACCTGAGTTTGTCAGACTCCAGAGCCAAATCTCTTTCCACTCAGCTATGACACCTCTCATCTCTCTGCAACAAAGCAGGTTCCCTAAGGACAAAGCAGTAATTTCCTATCTCAAGTAAATAACAATTTCTTTGAACTattctataattaaaattttatagaattaAACTGACAGTTCTCTCCTACCCATTATTTTGGTGAACTATACTATATTTCAAATCCTATAGTTCAACAGGGTTCTGTATTTACATCTgtaaacttctttttaaatttatttctgtttgattttttgaaacagggtctcaccctgtcacccagggtggagtgcagtggtgtgatcttggctctctgcaacctccgcctcctgggctcaggtgaccctcctacctcagcctcccgagtagctgggagcacaggtgcacaccaccacacctggataattttttcatattcttagtagagagggggttttgtcatgttgcc
The Symphalangus syndactylus isolate Jambi chromosome 15, NHGRI_mSymSyn1-v2.1_pri, whole genome shotgun sequence DNA segment above includes these coding regions:
- the LOC129464205 gene encoding cytochrome c oxidase subunit 7C, mitochondrial-like → MDTSGILASQNATISSILGFCAFCRASSSTTLGQSTRRFTTSVDRRSHYEEGPGKNLPFSVENKWSLLAKMCLYFGSAFATPFLVIRHQLRKT